GATAGTCTGGTATAACGACTgctttttcttttatatttacCCATTTCACAAGCCTAGCTATAGGCCTACGGTTTTTTCAGACATCCTCTAAGCTAATAAACCACTAGGCTATTAAAAGTCAAGATTCAAGTGTGTAAAATACATGGTTATACAAACAACAATCAGAAAACAAGCCATTTTAACCACTCAATGCAAATCTGAAGAAATATGTTGAACAGGACCCAAATGCCagcaaaataaatattataccTGATTCCAAGCAGAATTATTGAAAATGTCGTCTTTAATGAGTTCACTGCAGTAGGCAAGCTCACCTTCCCATCCTCCAAGAGCCTGAAGAACCCACTGCATACAAAATTTATACTTTAACTAGCGAAATACAATAAAAGATGAGTTCTATGCATGAGATTCTTTGCTATCTTCAAGGAAATATGAATACAACACACAGACCTGCCTATGGGACCAGGCATGATAGTTCTTTGCATCTTTACAGAATATTTCCTGGGAGAATTCATGCTCCTTACTTGCAACATGTCCCCCGAGCTTCTCAGCAAGCCACCGTCTGTGATGCCTAAAAGTTCAGCGATTAACAATATCATCCAACATGATTAAAATCAATAAACAATTGAAAACTCTTCACCATTCAGGATTCAGCAGTACCATATCATTAGCAACTCTTTTACTATAAGCCTTTGGTTATAACCATAGGGCGGCCGGGTGTATGAAGCACACTATCATTGGATGGAAGGTCTTAGCCagagaattttgaaaaaaaatgaagaaaaggaGCTTCAAATAGATATTCTAAATATTCATCGTTTTTGTTCTTGAGAACAGTGGTGATGACCCGTCATTCTTCAGGAACTTCAAAATAAACTTTCCCATATATTTACCCTTTTGTTCTTGACAACTCTGGTTGTGAGTCTTCAACTCTTCTTATAGGTTTCTACCACTGTATTATGTGTTTTGTATGTACGCAACTGCAAATATCAGATAACTTAACCAAGTTCTTATTACACACTAAGTTGCAGGGTGCCATATAAGCAATATCTCTTCCCAATATAAAGTGAGAAAACATCCATCCGGATTCAATTGAATATGGAATAGAAGTAATTATCTGATCATACCAGTGCTTTTTAAGCATCCATCAAATTGTAAAACTCATTTAGACATGCAAGACAAAGATGAACAGTCTAATAACATTGTTTACCAAATTTGATAGTTTTTGGGATTTTCTCTTGTAATCTGGTCAAGAAATTGCAGTTCTTCATGTAAATCAGCATTAAGCGCATCAAGTATCAGACGCCTGAATTGCCAGACCTAACAAAGTAGAAACGAAATCACAAGGGCATTAATGAAACACATTGTAGACAATACCAGTCAGCCCACAGCAAATAAGCATAAAAACTCACCCATCTAGCCCTAATTAGATTTCTAAGTTTTGTatgtataaaataaagaatattgAACCGAAGAATAACAACAAACATGAATAATTAACAACTAGCAATATGTAAAGCATAAGTCCTTAGCAGAGCCTTCCTCTCAGAATTTCCGTATTACTATAAACTTCCGGAATATAATACTACAAATAGAGGTTAATGCTTACAGATGTTCGATTACAAAAGTTAGCAGTCATAGGTCAATAATCCGAACACACACACGTAGAGAAAGAGAACGGCATCCAGATTTAAGCGATAGAATCAGTAGTTAAATAGTATCAAATCAAATTACATCCTTTCAATTCCAGTTGCAGTGAATTTGGGGAAGAGGATGGACAAAGTTAGAATGGGAATAGAGAAATTACAGTGTAATTGCCGGAGTTGAGAAGAATGGCCTCTTTAGTGAGGTGAAGTGCGCGCGGGGATCGCTCATCGGCCAAGTATACTGCTCTAAAGTAATCCATGGTTTCACTGAACTCGCCGGTGTAATCAATCGGCACCACCGGATTCGGGCCGTCGTCCTGCGGTACCGGCCGGACATCAGCCCATTCGGGCCTCTCCTTTATTGGAATTcgctctctctcttcttttccCTTCATTATCGATCTCAAAATTGCAAGCAATTAACGAATGAGAGTGCACAAGCGAAGCTGGGGACAGAGTAAAGGTGTGAAAGAGAATCTAAGAAATCGAATTAAGTGGGGTAAATAAATTCTTTAACCCTAAAACCaatatttatagtataaaaaGAATTTAGATATTAATGGTAAAAAATAAGATTCAAATAAAAACTTACATATATAGATGGACAGACCAAAATTAAAACGATAATTTATTTAAACACTTTTTCATTATCGAAATATAGTGAAATAAGATGCTCTGGGTGCTATTTTAGGAAAACTTAAATGTTTGTGTTTGCATTGTTCAAAAGCTCAATAGATATTTGGTGTTTCGTTTTACAGTAAAATTGAAGGCGATTCTTTACTACTCACAATTTTGGTTTTGCAGCAGTCTTGGTATTttaaaagtaatttttttttatcatttagtatctctataaaaaataatctattttcaTTTAGGAATTCTTATTAGTATTGTATAAGTGCACAAGTGGTGAAGGCTGTGATGAAAAGAATAAATctttattttcaatttgatGCAAAGCAAAGAACCTTATCAATGAGATAATAAGATGAATGTTaacatatataaataattcCAATGGCATTAACATAGTCATCCTGGTCTGTTACATGACAATATGCATATGACTAGACAAGGTAAGAAAGTAAAGAGAGAGATGATGACGGAATATATCGACGACGTTCATCCCAAACCATGAACCTGTGAGGCAGGTAAGGCCAACGGGGAATCGTTCTTGGTCCCCAGACAAAACTGTGCAGAGCTGCGGCATTTCCACTATTTCCTTTTCCCCGTCCCAATTGTCAGCAGCTCGAAGCTTCTGAGAGTTTCATCTCGGACGCCTCTTGTAGCACCAGGCTGTAGTCTTTGAGTGGTTGTCAGGCGGCCTTCACCTGAAGTGCTGGGCCGGCTGCCCAATGCCACTGCCCTCTTTGAGGCACTATTCCGGGATACTCGCCCTCTCTCAGAATCAGGTAGCTGATCAAAACAGATATTAACATTTATCAACTTATTGGATCGGCTGAAATGATTTCTATGAATTACTACTGCCTTACCACATCTTTGAATGATGGGACATCCTCTGAAGATTTGTTGTGCTTCAAGTGATCTCCATGACTAGCACCGTTTCTCCTGGCAAATGCCTCGACCGCACCAGGAAGTCTCTCTCGAACTTCTTGTTTCACTATCATGCAATTCCGAAGCAATTCATCAGCCTAGGAGATTGATTGCATTGAATACAATTCGAACAGACTCCAAACAACACTTGACTTGCCGGCAGTGTAGGTTTATGCTATTAGGGCTATAATCAGCAGCAACTTTAGGGGTTGATTACCAAATAATGAACCACCCATCTTTCAATATAAACATCAGGTGACTAGAAGCCTCACATACCTGGTGTCTTTTCCACCCTTTCTGAAGATGGTCCAGCATTTGCAGGTGGTTTCCCAGTTAGCTGCatatagaaaataatttaagattCGAGCTACTATTGCAATTAACTAGCCTCTAGCGAAGAAAAATGTGAATGTGAATACTCACTCGTGTTCGAGAGCTGGATCCGATTTGGGGGTACTTCAATATGGTCCAGTCAAACACATAATCAAACTGATAACCTGCTCAATTAGTACAAGTCATCAACCAAAAATCATTACAGTGACAGTAGAGGAAACCAATCCCTGGTGTATAAGACTAACCACGAAAGACAAAAAAAGAGAGTACAAAATATGTAAGCACGGATCCTTTTACCTTCTTGAAGAAATAGGTCTCGGAAAAGCCTTCTCAGATATGAATAATCAGGCTTGTCTTCAAATCTTAATGATCGACAATAATGAAAATATGATAGAAACTCGGATGGGTAGGATTTACAAAGCACCTGccaaaaaaatacacataatacGATAATTCACTTTTTGGACAAACGCTAGTATAAAGTTAACCAGGTTAAGCAAGCTGCAATACTTCCATCGTTGTAAGCATCTTCTTCTCACTGATACTGTCATACTTCTGCTTCTTTGTGCCAGCTTTCAGTCCTTGCCAGGGAAGactataataatttttatttatttttttaagttagGATTGTGTTTGCTGGATATTGAAGAATGGTCGAAATCTAGATGCTATTCTACCAACCTTCCCCGGATAAAATACATGAGGACATAGCCAAGAGACTCCAAATCATCCCTTCTGCCTTGTTCTGAAACAAAAAATTAGATACAGAATTTAAGTAGAAAGAAGATGTCCTCGAAGTTTCTTCCTATACTCTTCCAAAATtttgcaaaaagaaaaaaaactaaataaaaataagtaaaagtaGGATGGTATGTGATTGTGGCCTGCACTCACCAATTCCAAGATGAGTGTTAACACTAGCATAACGAGCTGTACCAGTAAGATTTTTGTTTTCCCTGTAAAACAGAGGGAGGaagtatttgattatttttacaCAAGCAGAATTTAACATCAAACACAAAGCTCTAAGCAACCCTACTGAATGTTGGGAACTCATCCAACCAAGTAAGTAAGTATTTGACAATTCTCTTTCTTAAACTCACGCTGATAGAGGTGATGTGTAGGCAAGTGTGAGAAAAGTAAAATAGACGAACACGATAATGTTGATCAAGTAGTAAACACCTGTATGGTATGTGCTTGTGAGTGTGAAGATCTCTGTATTTCTTTGCAAGTCCATAGTCAATAATGTATACCTGTTACAAAAATGACAATAAATTGAGTTACAGCAGGTTAAGGCATGCAAGAGTACTCATGAAATCTTCATCTTATTTTTCAATATATCTTCTAATTTGGCAGACTAAACTTGAACAACCTCATTCAGATATCATACTACTACTCATTCGGAAATTATTAGCTTTAATGGATGAATGAATCATTAATATATGGCATTACTACTGCTATAAAATTTTAGTACGGTACAGTGAAAATGGATGAGTACTCGATATCTGACAACATCCTTCAAAACTCAATAGTAAAAGAAGTGATCTTGAGTAGATTGAAGATAAATAACAATAAACAGAGTATTAGCTATGCATATTCAACTGAAAACGAACCCATCACCACCTGATTCGCTTTGCGTCCCAAGCCCATTAAGAAGTTATCTGGCTTTATGTCACGGTGGAGAAAACCTCTGGAGTGCATGAACTCCACTCTATTAATCTACAATCAAAAGGAGGTGATGAGCAAATAACAGCTTCAAACAAGCAGATAAAATACGTTTTGCAGTGGACTCAAACTCACCAATTGATCAGCAAGCATGAGAACTGTTTTCAGTGAGAACTTCCTATTGCAATAGTTAAACAAATCTTCCAAGCTTGGTCCAAGAAGATCAATAACCATGGAATTGTACTCACCTTCAACTCCGAACCATCTAAGCTCGGGAACCCCAGCTTCACAAAACAAACTACAGATTAAAGAGCTTGCTCTGAAGTATTCACACCACCAACTACTAACCATGGGAAAAACTCACTTCCGCCTCGAAGAAGCATATACAATTTCGATTCATAATAAAGCTGAGGGTGTTTAGTCTTAACAGATTCCTGAAAGAAACATTTTTTTGTGTTAATTGATCAAAGATACATCCAACTCTAAAAGTTAACAAAAATAGACTACACAAAGCACATCATTGATCATATTAAAAAGCATCACCCTTAAAAGTATGTTTCATGTTAttagagattaagaaaaagtgAATCACTCACCAGCTTCACGGCCACTTCTTCACCAGTTTGTGTATGTGTTCCTGAATGAAAATGTGAATGTTATATAAACTTACAATACCAATCACAAAAAGCAAAGCTACAAAAAGTTATTGAAATTACCCAAATAAAGCTCCCCAAAAGATCCCCCACCAATTTTCCTCCCCAGCTTAAACTTTCCTCCAATGACATGATCCATTCTTGATTTCCCAAATGATTAATTGAGAATGAAACTAAGGCAATCAAGaaaatcaaaacaaagaaaatctCAAATTTCAGTGCACTCCCTTCAGATCCATTTCAAACCCATTAACCTAAATGACCCAACAAAAATGCACCCACTAGAAAGTTTCCACAAAAATTCtaatcaaaaacaaaaaaaataacactaATGGGCGAAGATGAATGATGAGCCGgggttaaataaaaaaattaacggGATCAAAAAGGATCAGAAAACCCATGAAAAAGGAGACTTTTTTCTACATATTCAGAAAAAGAAAGTCAACATGAGGGACTATGAAGACGCTGGAAACGGAAAAGGccagattttttttttgcatggtGGGGCGAAAATATTTGATGGCACAAATTTGTTTTCCAATGCAGCAAAAAACTGTTGGATGGAAATGGAATACGCCGTGTTaagaaaaatactactattaaaagGAATTAGAAATGGAAGGTGggaaatgagagaatgagagagagagggaaggtAAACTGGAAGGTCGTACAGAGCAGAGCGAGAAGGTGAAGAAGAAGTAGCAAATCAATCTGGGAATTCACCATCATTTATTTGGTGTAATTAtttaacaattaattaaattaaattaaatttggcAGTACTAGTACTAATTAACTCGTTGGGTGAGAAtgtgaatttgaaatttattcatCATAGCAAAATAAACATATGTATATGAACATGTAAATTTATAAACTTTGTCGTACCTGCTacaaattagtactactaatttaaACTGTTTGATAACTTTGATGTTATAGATCACTCTATGTTATTGTGCgctaatttaaattaattcacTTTTATAATATAGTATATGTAGCCATAATTTAGTACGactatttataaataattcaaCACCAATATTCTCATTCAAAAACCGTTATAGTTTGTTTTTAATAGAAGTGGTAATATtactatttataaataattgaagACCAATTTCTCATTCTATGAACAGGATCCTAGTGCAGTGTTTGAAATCgtcttttttttctaaataaaaaaaaagaatttggtTGTAAAAAAAGCAACACTGAGGAGTGGGACAAGAATTACACGATCAATGAAATGAAAGGCTTTACTAGAGTACTGAGATGTTATTCTCGTGGTTTGGAAAAGTTGCCAGTGCAGATTGATTGGATTCTTAATTTGATGAGTCCTCATCTGTCATAGGTGGTAATTAATAAGATTACAAAAATGCGAAATTAATTCAACCAAATTTAGGCTCTTCTATGATGGAATTAGGCCTGTCAAATTCAATGTTTGGTACTACAAAATATTTAGATTTGTAATTGAATTACAATTCCAATTTCTCTCAATTCTACAATTTAAATTACATATCAAAAGTACATAATTGGAATTCCAAATAGTTATAAAATTGAGcacattcacacactacacactccAAACAACCACACTtatacacactacatacacaCACTATGAGAAAATATGGAAACAGGGCCTAAATTCATGGTTTTAGATAACATTCGATCTTTGGTTATAAATGAACTGTCACAAGATTACAAACACGAgtaatgaaaagaaaagaaaaaatgagtGTTATACATGAAAAATCTAATCAACGATGTCACACTTTCAAGTGTCAACCATTCTACCTAGTCATGGAAATGGCAAAAGATGGCGCCGGATGATGAGAGCAGCGCATGTGGGTTGCCAGAGAATCCAAATGGGACGAAAACTGGAATCACAAAATATTAACACAGCAAAAGCTGGCTTCTCACCTCAGTTCTGCACCCTCAGCTAGCAATGCCCGTATCATTTTACGACATTAGGCCATGTTACCTGCGGAACCTCATCCGATACAAGTCATGACCAACGTATTGGCTATGTTACCTGCGGAACCACATCTGATACAAGTCATGACCAACGTATTCCACAGTCACAACACGCCCATCAAATGTACGCCCGTGTAGAGAATGTGCGGCCACACAAGCAGCTTCCAGTCTTCTATATTCTAGGATAACAGAGCCAGGCTCAAAGATATGCCCAAGATCCACAAAAACATTATTTCTATCACCTTCCCCTGGAGCATCCAATTGTTTTCTGCCAATGCTATCCAACTCAACATTTACTACTtcatttctctcttcaatttccAACGCTTGCTCAGATCTCTGTAGTTTTGCATTATGGTCTTCTATCAAGTTGTTGGTAGATGGTTTGTTCTCAAGTTCATAGTTCATTACAGAACTAGAACTGGAATTGTTACATTTGGTCATCTGCTCAGTATCTGAAGTATGTTGTTGGTTCCCAGATTCTCCAGTAAAATCTTCCGGGTTTGATTGGCTTGCAGGTTCTTTGAAAGAAGCATCTTCACCATTGAATGGTAGTTCACATACTTCATCTCTTGCAATATTGCTGGCAGTTATCTCATTAGACAAGCTTTCATCAGCCACCGTGGACCTAGTTATATTATCGGGCTCAAGTGATCCACTTGACACATCAGATGAGCCAGTAATATTATCACAACCATTTTTCTCTTCCAAAATCCGAATATTATTCTCCAGTTCGGTCGGGGCCTCCAGAGTTTCTGATTTCTCGAACTCTCTAACCCCAGATGCACTCCCACTGGGTTGTTCGACTCTATGGCTCCTATTTGCATAGTGAAAGTCATATGCATCAGTACAAGCACTCGTGTTGCTTATCTCATTCAATTCCACGGTGCCAACAGCATTTGTTTTCTTGGCAACATTAATAGATCTCACCATACCAAACCTACAGTATAAAGGAAAGGTAAGAAAAGTAGAGCAACAACAAAAAGTACTGAAATCACTCGACCATTTAGCTATGTCAACCTGGAACACTCCAGCCTTATATCTTCCAATATCTCTTCTAGTTCCAATTCGGACAATGAAATGAGGTCATCAGGGTTTAACTGCAAATTGTAAGGGAATTGGTCATACTATGTTTTATCAATTAGCATTACAACGTGAATTAGAATAAACATAATAAGATATAAGATACACTACCACATTCTTCAGCTTTAAAACAGTTGTAGGCTTCTTGATAAGGGGCTTTGCATGTTCAGGGATCTCATAAGTAGGCAATTTTCCAGCATTTTCCTAACAAAACAATGGCCATTGATTGTTTGAGAAACTTCTAGGCAAAAATAAAACCTTTAACCTTCACTCAAATGTGAACAAGCcaatagagataaaatacacCCACCAAATCAGGTTCTGGAGTAGCAAGTACTGCAGTTAGGACTTGTCCACCCAATGCCATGCCACTAAGACCAGCACATGCCTTTGAAGTCACTAAATGATCGACATACTGAGAAGATAAATAATTAGTTTCTCACAACACacaatagagagagagagagagagagattcaaAAGAACATAAATGAGAGAAGTCAAGTTTAAGATGCAGCACTCCCTAAAAAATTGAAAGACCGAAGACTCAAGAATATTGCCTACTTAGTTTTTCTCTGTGCATTAATTACTACATTGCAAACTCTTCGACCATTAAATTTGTACCTCGAGAAATGCACATGTTTCATTTGTATCAGCGATTAACTCAAAGTGGAATGCTTTCACGGGCCCAAAGGCTCTAGCGATATCCAAAAGCTGAAGAGAGCATTCAAAAATTAGTGAGAATGCaacataataaaacaaaaaaagaagttTGACTGAAAACAAGATTGCATGTGAGTTTaccattctagaagaaagaaaTTTTGATATGCCACCGATAAAGATCTGAAAAGTGAAGCAAAAGCTTGTCAAGAAAATGGAAATATTCACTGGTAAACTAGTAAAACCAGGAGAAGAATTAAAAGTAAGACTGTACAGAGAACAACTGTACTGAATTTACATACACTAACAAACACCCTGTATTGCCTTTTACAAATAGTATAGATTGATACAGCATAACAAACAACAAGAACATCAGAAAACAACCTTATCCAGATAATGTCTAGAGAGGGCCGTTGGTCCAGAAGACTTAGCCATCCGAAAATGGGTGTCACAGATGAGAGTGAACTCTGGATATATATACTGAGTGGTTCATATCTTATGTGGTAGCTAAAGGTTCCAACTCATTCAGTTCAGTGACTCAGTAACTAGTTACATGGAGTATAAGTTATGAGTTCGTCTTCCTTGTCAAAATCAAAGCAAGAGTAAATTCCAACTCATAACAAATGAATATGAGAGAAGGAGCAGGGTTCTGGTGCCACCAG
This sequence is a window from Salvia splendens isolate huo1 chromosome 5, SspV2, whole genome shotgun sequence. Protein-coding genes within it:
- the LOC121804521 gene encoding protein farnesyltransferase/geranylgeranyltransferase type-1 subunit alpha-like, with protein sequence MKGKEERERIPIKERPEWADVRPVPQDDGPNPVVPIDYTGEFSETMDYFRAVYLADERSPRALHLTKEAILLNSGNYTVWQFRRLILDALNADLHEELQFLDQITRENPKNYQIWHHRRWLAEKLGGHVASKEHEFSQEIFCKDAKNYHAWSHRQWVLQALGGWEGELAYCSELIKDDIFNNSAWNQRYFVVSKSPLLGGLEVMRDSEVSYAIEAILAKPENESPWRYLRGLHKNDGNSLANDPRVASVCLDVLMGKTDYIHALNMILDLLCHRHQPSKELQDAVDAVSPDPNLSDVGLAEKVCSILKLVDPMRANYWEWRKSTVPAQD
- the LOC121805890 gene encoding casein kinase 1-like protein 10, producing the protein MDHVIGGKFKLGRKIGGGSFGELYLGTHTQTGEEVAVKLESVKTKHPQLYYESKLYMLLRGGTGVPELRWFGVEGEYNSMVIDLLGPSLEDLFNYCNRKFSLKTVLMLADQLINRVEFMHSRGFLHRDIKPDNFLMGLGRKANQVYIIDYGLAKKYRDLHTHKHIPYRENKNLTGTARYASVNTHLGIEQGRRDDLESLGYVLMYFIRGSLPWQGLKAGTKKQKYDSISEKKMLTTMEVLCKSYPSEFLSYFHYCRSLRFEDKPDYSYLRRLFRDLFLQEGYQFDYVFDWTILKYPQIGSSSRTRLTGKPPANAGPSSERVEKTPVKQEVRERLPGAVEAFARRNGASHGDHLKHNKSSEDVPSFKDVLPDSERGRVSRNSASKRAVALGSRPSTSGEGRLTTTQRLQPGATRGVRDETLRSFELLTIGTGKRK